One window of Terriglobales bacterium genomic DNA carries:
- a CDS encoding DUF4442 domain-containing protein encodes MTAKRLKRRLRLYPPYLGAGVRVTELADDFKSIRVEMPLRFYNRNYVGTHFGGSLYSMCDPFYMLMLIHLLGPEYIVWDKAATIRFKRPGKGVVQALFRLSDEQIAEIKAAVEAQGKVEPQFQVTVTDREGNVVAEVDKLLYVRKK; translated from the coding sequence CCTCCTTACCTGGGCGCGGGCGTGCGCGTCACCGAGCTTGCCGACGACTTCAAGAGCATCCGCGTGGAGATGCCCCTGCGCTTCTACAACCGCAATTACGTGGGCACCCACTTCGGCGGGTCGCTCTACTCCATGTGCGATCCCTTCTACATGCTGATGCTCATCCACCTGCTGGGGCCGGAGTACATCGTCTGGGACAAGGCTGCCACCATCCGCTTCAAGCGCCCGGGCAAGGGCGTGGTGCAGGCGCTCTTCCGGCTCTCCGACGAGCAGATCGCCGAGATCAAGGCGGCGGTGGAGGCCCAGGGCAAGGTCGAACCCCAGTTCCAGGTCACGGTCACCGACCGCGAAGGCAACGTGGTGGCGGAGGTGGACAAGCTGCTCTACGTCCGGAAGAAGTGA